From the genome of Leptotrichia sp. oral taxon 847:
AATAAAAAATGACTGTTCCCAAAATAATTAATTTCAGAAACAGCCTTAATTAAAATGAAAAAAATTTATATGTAATAACAAATTTTATTTTTTATCATTGCATCTTATTTTTCAGAAATAGCTGCCACACCTGGTAATACTTTTCCTTCTAAGTATTCCAATGAAGCTCCACCACCTGTTGAAATATGAGAGAATTTGTCAGCAAATCCCAATTGAATTGCCGCTGCCGCAGAATCTCCTCCACCAATAATTGTTTTAGCACCTTTTAATTCAGCAATTGCTTTACATACACCAATTGTTCCTTTGGCAAAGTTAGACATTTCAAATACTCCCATAGGTCCATTCCATACTACTGTTTTAGCGCCTTCTAATGCTTTTTTGAACAATTCTACTGACTTTTCACCTATATCTAATCCCATCCATCCATCTTCAATTTCGTCAACTGAAACTGTTTTGAATGGTACATCGTTGCTAAATTTTTGAGCTACAACAGCATCCACTGGTAACAATAATTCAACACCTTTTGCTTTAGCTTTTTCGATTAATGATTTAGCTAAATCTACCTTATCAGCTTCCAATAATGAAGAACCTGTGTTTTTACCCAAAGCTTTTAAGAAAGTGAACATCATTCCACCACCGATAATTACTTTATCAGCTTTTTCTAACAAGTTATCAATAACTCCGATTTTATCAGAAACTTTTGCTCCACCTAAGATAGCTACTAATGGTCTTTCAGGATTATCAACAGCTCCTCCAATGAATTTAATTTCTTTTTCAATTAAGAATCCAACTGCTGATTCTTTAATGTTTGATGCAATTCCTACATTTGAAGCGTGAGCTCTGTGAGCAGTTCCAAATGCATCATTTACGAATACATCTCCAAGTGATGCCCAGTATTTTCCTAATTCAGGATCATTTTTAGATTCTTTTTTACCATCCAAATCTTCAAATCTAGTGTTTTCAAACATTAAAATTTCTCCAGGTTTCAATTCTGCAACCGCTTTTTCTAATTCAGGCCCTCTTGTTACAGGCACAAATTTAACTGGTTTTCCTAATTTTTCCGCCAATACTTTAGCAACAGGTGCCAAAGTTTTTGAAACTTTATCTTCTTCAGTCTTAACTTTTCCTAGGTGAGAAAAAGCTATTACTGCTCCACCGTTGTCTAAAATATAATTTAATGTTGGCAGTGCCGCAGTAATTCTATTATCATTTCCAACAACTCCGTCTTTTATAGGTACGTTAAAATCAACTCTTACTAATACTTTTTTTCCTTTTACGTCTAAATCTTTTAAAGTTTTCTTAGCCATCAGTGCCTCCTAAATTTATTATACTTATTATTTTATTTTCCACTAAAATTATATCACTCTTTAATCTAATTTTCAAGTTATTTATCACACAAAGTTTTACTTTGTCTCCATTTTTAACAGTTCCATTTTTCAAAAACCTATTCAAACTCTTGTAATTTCTTACTTTTCTATGTCAATAGTTTAAACTTTTCTGCGTAATGTCTCATATTTAAAAATATATAAAGCGCTACACAAATTTTCGTAAAAAATATAATTATCTCAATCTCTTTAAAAACAATGTATAGGTTAGATTTTTTGTTATCATGACTATCAAAAATGAGAAGTAAAAAAAATTTTATAAATATATCCAAAAAAATCTATTAATTATAACATATAATTTTAAATAAATTTAAAAATGTGGTAAAATATAAAAGTAAAGTTTTTATATTCCCAAAAACACTTTACACAAATTAATGGGGGAAATTTTAAAAGAGGAGAAAAAAATGAGAAATACTAGATGGCGTTCAAAGATTATTCCTAGTCCACGTCAGGAAAAAGAATACATAAAAAAAAGTGGAAATGATGAAAGAAAAAATTCAAAAAAAATAAAAATTAAAAGAGCAAATCAAAATGAAGCGAAAAAATTTTCGATTGATCAAGATATTCTACAAATTCTTTATTCAAGGGGAATTGATTCAGAAGAAAAAATTAAAAAATTTCTTAATCCCAATTTAAAAGATATTGAGGATCCCTTGGGACTTTGCGATATGGAAAAAGCTGTGATTGAAATTGAAAAAGCGATTTTGAAGCAGAAAAATATTTGGATATATGGGGATTACGATGTTGATGGCATCACTTCCACTTCAGTTTTGTATTTGGCGTTAAAAGAACTTGGAGCGGAAAATGTTAATTATTATATTCCCATTCGAGATGAGGGTTATGGGTTAAATAATGAAGCGCTAAAAAAAATAAAAGATTCAGGAGCGGATTTGATAATTACAGTTGACTGCGGAATTACCGCGTTTTCTGAAGTTGAATTTGCCAATTCAATAGATTTGCCAATAATAATTACCGATCACCACAATCTAAACGGTGGAAGAATTCCAGAAGCTCTGGCAGTTATTAATCCCAAAAGAAAGGAAAATAGTTTTTCTTTTGAGTTTTTGGCTGGAGTTGGAACTATTTTTATGGTTATGATTTCTCTTTTTGAAAGAGCTGGAAAAAAAGAAGATACCAATAAATATTTAGATTTAGTGGCAATTGGGACGGTCGCAGATATTGTTCCTCTTACAGATGAAAATAGAATTTTTACAAAATTCGGATTGGAACAATTATTTCACACAAGACATAAAGGGTTAAAATTTTTACTTTATAAATTATTTTTTTCAAATCAGCAAAATACTGAAAAAATTGAATACACAACTTATGATGTAGGATTTATAATAGCACCCGTATTTAATGCGGCAGGTAGGCTCACAGATGCAAAAATGGTTGTAAAACTTTTGATTTCAGATAATGACAGAGAAATTGAAGTAATCGTAAAAGAGCTCATCAATAGAAACTTTGAGAGAAAAGAACTGCAAAATAAAATTGTGGAAAAAATAGAAAATAAAATTGAAAAAACCGATATTTCAAACGACTTTGTAATTGTGGATTATTCACCTGAATATCATCACGGTGTAATTGGAATTGCAGCTTCCAAAATTGTCGATAAATACTATAAGCCTGTAATAATAATGGAAGTAAAAGAAGATGAGGGAGTTGCGGTCGGTTCATGCAGAAGTATTGCAAACTTTAATATTTTGGAAGCGCTTCAATCAATGCCAGAATTATTTTTGAAATTTGGAGGACACTCAGGTGCTGCTGGATTTACTCTTCCAATAAAAAATATTCCACTATTTCAAAAAAAAGTAAATAAATTTGCAAAAACTAAATTGACAAAAAACGATTTTGTGAAAATTATTGAAATTGACAAGCAAATTCCAATACAAAAAATTTCGTACGAATTTTTTCAACTGACAGAAAAGTTAAAACCATTTGGATTTGGAAATCCTACGCCGACTTTCAGAACAAATAATGTTCTTTTTGAAAACATTAAATTTATTGGAGAAAATAGAAATCATATTATGCTTGATCTTAAACAAAAGGGATTTTCTAATAAAAATGCAGTTTGGTTTAATTCGGGAGAATATTTTAAAGATTTAAACAAAAATTTAATTTATGACATTGTTTTTAAATTGAAAACTGAAATGTATCAAAACAGATTTTATACAAAAGTGTATATTGAAGATGTCAAACCATCCAAAATGAAAGACGAAACTTTGCTCTATTACCATTCATTATTCAACACTTCATTCCCACTAAAATCAATTTTTTATACGAATGTTGACTGGGAAGAAGATAAAAAAATAAAAATGAAAGCAAATTTTGATCAAATAGAACTTTTTTGTGGAAGAAAAATTATAGGGCGACTGGATTACAATATCTCAAATATGCTCTTACTATTAAATAAATATTATAATTGGAAATTTTCGGTTGAAATTGAAAACATAAGAAAAACTGAAAACAACAAAATAGTTGAAATTTTGATAAAAAGAAATTACAAATTTAAGTGTTATGAGTACGAAGATGCGGGAATTTTTAAAAAAATAAAAGATTTTTTAATTGGAAAAATGGAATATAACACTCAGACAAAGACATTGCTCGCACAAATTTTTAAACATGATAAAAACTTAATTATAAAAAATTTTTTTAATAAAAAAGAAGAATTTAAATATGAAATGTCAGATTTCAAAATATTTTTGCTTACAATCGGAATTTATTACAAGAAAATGACTTCCAAAAAAAGTCAAATTGTAGTAAAAAGTAGAGATGATTTTGACTACAACGAGCCTTTTATCAACGAATATTTTGAAATAAATGAAAAATATGAAAATGACCATCCATTTACTGTTTTTTATGATTTCGTTCCTAAAAATATTAGTTTTTCTGACAAAAAGAAAAATAATTTGGAAACAGTTTCCGCAGAAGATGAAATTAAAGATTTGAAAAATGAAAATAACAAAAATTTTGAAATAAATGAAGAACTAAAAAAAATTAAATACAACGAAATTAAACAAATTGAATATAAAATTGAAAAAGATGAAGATGACAAAATTAAAGAAAAATTTTGTATAATTTTAAACGACGGCGAATTTTTAAAAAGGCTAAATTTTTCAGAAAAAGAAATGGAAAGAAAAAATATTGCAGAAATTTCAACGGATATTAAAATCAAAAAAAATATTATTTTTCTTGAAAATTTATCAAAAAAAGATAGAAAAAAATTAAATCCCAAAAATATTTACATAAAATATCTGCCTTTCCAGGAAAAAATCAAATTAAAAAAATTGCTTAACGAAGGAAAAATTATTTATTCTGACTATTCAATAAATGATATTTTGTAGAAAATTTATAAAAAGTTAAATTAAAAAAATTTTTTAATAAATAAGTAATTTTACATAATTTAATTTGATCTTTTTACTAACTGAAATAATTAAAAAATTTAAAAGAATTAGTCAAGACCACCCTTCAAAAGGGTGGCTTGCTCTACGGCTATAAGCCGTCGGGTCTCCTACTTCGCCTAAAGACGATACTTGACCTTCGTTCAAGCTACTGTTGTATTTGACTCGTTGCTACCTCTTAAAGAGGTATCCGTACTACTTGCTACCCTTAAAAGGGTCTTCATATTCCTTTACACTTAATTTGTCCATCGCTATATCATGTTTCTCCTGTTCGGCTATATATTTTTTTATTGTTGCTTCATTTAAGCCTACTGTGCTTACATAATATCCTTCTGACCAGAAATGTCTGTTTCCAAATTTATATTTTAAGTTTGCATGCTTATCAAACATCATCAATGCACTTTTCCCTTTCAGATATCCCATAAAACTTGATACACTTATTTTTGGTGGTATGCTTACCAGCATATGCACGTGATCTTTCATCAGATGTCCTTCTATTATTTCAACTCCTTTATATTCACATAATCTTCTTAAAATTTCTCCCACACTTTTTCTGTATTGACTATATACAATTTTTCGTCTATACTTAGGTGTAAATACTATATGATACTTACACATCCATTTAGTATGAGACAGGCTATTAGTTTTATTAGCCATATAAACACCTTCCTTTCATTAATAGTAGCTTGAACAACTCTATTATAACGGAAGGTGTATTTTGTTGCAAACTTACGTTTCCGCACCCGCATAGCAGGTGGTTTTATGTTTCGCACGCTTTGCGTACTCAACTGACTAAAGTCAATAACAAAAAAAGAAGAATTTTTATACAAACTCTTCTTTTTTTATTTTACACCATAACTCCATTTTTCCCTTTTTTCACAATAGTCGGATTTCCAAAAATTCTGGGCTTTATCCATTCACTCTCTTTTCCCATTGAATAATTTTTCAAAAACTCCTCTTTGTACTCTTGAAATCTTTCATTTAAAATAGCATTTCTAGCGTCGTCCATCAACTTTAACAAAAAGTGCAGATTGTGATAAGTCGCGAGTCTTTGTCCCAAAATTTCTCCAACTTTGAAAAGATGTCTTATATAAGCTCTTGTATAATTTTTACACACATAGCAGTCGCAGCCCTCATCAAGTGGTCTATCATCTCTTGAATAAGCTGAATTTTTTATAACAAGTCTTCCATATTTTGTAAAAACTGTCCCATGTCTCCCAAGTCTTGTTGGCTGAACGCAATCCATCATATCTATTCCAGATTCCACAGCTTCTAACATATCCACCGGCTCTCCAACACCCATCAAATATCTAGGTTTATCCTGTGGCAACTTTGGCGTGATGTATTCTAAAATCCGGTACATATCTTCTCTCGGCTCTCCAACTGCAAGTCCTCCAATTGCATATCCAGAAAAATCATCATCCATCTCAAATAACTCATCAAAACTTTTATTTCTCAAATCCTCATAAATTCCGCCCTGAACAATTGCAAAAAGCCCCTGTGTATCCTTATTTCTATTAGCTTTTATGCATCTTTTAGCCCATCTGGTTGTCCGTTCAATTGATGGAATTAAATACTCTCGTGAAGACAACCCTGGTGGACACTCATCTAAGACCATCATAATGTCGCTTCCCAAGTTATTTTGAATTTCAATAGATTTTTCTGGCGACAAAAAATGTTTTGAGCCGTCTATATGCGAACGAAAATTGACTCCTTCTTCTTTTATATCCCGCAAATCTCCTAAACTAAAAACTTGAAATCCGCCACTATCCGTAAGAATCGGTCTATCCCAATTCATAAAACCGTGCAGTCCTCCAAAATCATTTACCAATTTATCTCCTGGTCTTAAATACAAATGATAAGTATTTCCCAAAATTATTTGAGAATTAATTTCTTTTAGTTCCTCATTTGTCATCGCTTTGACGGTAGCCTGAGTTCCAACTGGCATAAATACTGGAGTTTTAATTTTCCCATGAGGCGTTGAAATCACGCCCGCTCTGGCATTTTTATCCTTTTTTTCCAATTCATATTTTATTGGTTTTTCCATTTATTTTCTCCTAGTTTTCAATATTTTCTAGAAAATTCAAAAAAAAACAGAGAGTAAAAAACCTCTGCTTCTAATTCTCTTATAATTAAAATTATAAATTATATTTTTTCTTAAATTTATCAACTCTTCCAGTTTCATCAACGAATTTAGATTTTCCAGTAAAGAATGGATGAGAAGTTGAACTTGTTGCAACTTTTATTACAGGATATTCTTTTCCTTCAAAAGTAGTTGTTTCTTTAGAAGTTTTAGTTGATTTTGTTAAGAATTTTTCTCCATTACTTGTATCTTCAAACACTACAAAGTTGTAAGCAGGATGTAAATCTTTTTTTGCCATTATTTATTTTTCTCCTTTCTATGTATAACTATGATTATTTATTTTTATCATTCACATTATAATAACATATTTCTCTATGTTTTTCAAGATTTGGAAATTGATTTTTTTATTAAAGTCATGATTTTTTTATATTCCAAATAAAAAACAGAGTGAAAATTTTAAGAACGGATTTTTAATTTTAATTTATTTTCAATTACAAAATATTATTTTACTTACCATCTAAATATTTTACTCTACCAATAACAAAATAAAATTTAATATTTTTGAAAAAAAGAGAAAATCGATAAAAGATTTTCTCTAAAAAAATATATTAATAGATATTTTATAATTTTGTAAAATTTATTTTGTTAAAAAACTATTTCAAATAAGCATTCAACATCCATAAATCTTTTTCGTATGTACTGATATATTCATCAACTAATGCAGATGTACCGTAATCATTTTCTTCATCAGCGACTACTTTTACTTCTTTTACTAATTTTAACATTGCTTCAAATTCTTTTATTACATCAGCAATTGCATCAGAAATAGAAATTTCTTTATTTTCAGCTTCTTTGATAGTAGAAACTGCTAAGTAGTCTTTTAATGTTCCTAAAGGACGACCACCGATTGCTAAAATTCTTTCAGCAACATCATCAATTTGTGTATTTAATCCATCATAATATTCTTCTAATTTTGCGTGAACAGAAAAGAATCCTGAACCAACTATATTCCAATGATAATTTTGAACTTTTCTGTATAACACATTTAAATTTGCTAAATAAAGATTTAATTTTTCAACTGTTTTTGACATTTTTATCACTCCTCAAAAATTTATATCATATATATTTTTGTACTTATTACAAATTTATTTTACCACTTTTCAAGAAATTTGTCAACCCTTTTTTTCCTAATTTTTAGATTTATTTTTAAAGTTGTAAAACTACCAAAAAAATGTTACAATTTTACATAATAAAAAATTTTTTTAGAAAGGAAATGATATGATTTTTAGCATTATAAAAGTCTTTATATTAAGTCTTGTTGAAGGACTTACTGAATTCGTACCTGTTAGCAGTACTGGGCATATGATAATTGTCGATCAGTTTTTGAAACTATCTAATAATAAAGTATTTGTTGACGCTTTTGAAATAATAATTCAGCTGGGAGCGATTCTATCAGTTGTTGTTTACTATTGGAAAAAAATATTTCCATTTGCGAAAGGTCACGCAAAACAAGAAAGTATGGATATTATTACAATGTGGATAAAAATTGTAATTGCTGTTATTCCTGCCACAATTTTGGGATTGAAATTTAACAAGGTTATTAAAGAAAAATTTTTTAATCCAGTAACTGTTTCAATAATGCTTGTTTTTTATGGAATTTTACTTATTTGGATTGAAACAAGAAAGAAAAAAGAAGAAAAAATAAAATCAATTAAAGAAATGACAATTCCAGTTGCACTTGGAGTTGGGCTTTTTCAATGCCTTGCGATGATTCCGGGAACTTCTCGTTCTGCTGCGACAATAATTGGTGGGGTTTTATTAGGACTAAATAGAGTTTTAGCTACAGAATTTTCATTCTTTTTAGCAATACCGACAATGTTTGGAGCAACTTTGTTAGAAATAGTTAAGATTGGACATGTTCTTACAATGGAAGAATGGTTTTTAATTGGACTTGGATTTGTATTATCGTTTATTTTTGCTTATGCCGTTATAAAGGTATTTATGGACTATATCAAAAAGCATGATTTTAAAGTATTTGGCTATTACCGAATTATTTTAGGAATTATTATTTTAGTTTTATTTTTCACAGGAGTGATAAAATAAAAAATGATTATTTCAAATATTAAAGTAAATAAAAATAAACTGGAAGAATTTGTGAGAGTTCTTTTACCCGAAGAATATGATATTTTAAAAAAAAATTCCAAAAAAAATATTTATTTTGAAATTTTTGAAAATCTAGAAAAAATTGATGTTATAGCTATTTTGACAGAAGAAAAGAATTATAAGAATGACAAAAATTCTGAAATAAAAATTGAAATTTGTGAAAATTTCAAAATTAAAAATATTAAAGAAAAAAATATATTAAAAAAGATTACTTTTTCTTATGAAAAAATTTGTGACAAATATTTTGACCAAGCGGAAGTTATGCTAAAAACTGCTCTTTTTAAAATTTTTGAAAAAGAAGAAAATTTTAAATGGGGCACATTAATCGGTGTCAGACCTACAAAAATTGTTGGAAGATTTTTAAAAATGGGACTTTCTTATGAAAAAATTTTAGAAATTTTGAGAGATATTTATTTAGTCAGCGATGAAAAAAGAAAGTTACTAATAAATATTGTAAAAAAACAGCAGAAATATTTCGACAAAGATACAATCGGAATTTATATTGGAATTGCCTTTTGTCCGACAAAATGCACTTACTGTTCATTTCCAGCGTATCTTCTAAAAGGAAAATATGCCGCTAGATACGACGAATATGTTAAAGATATTTACAGAGAAACTAAAGAGATTGGAAAACTTACACAAGAATTGAATTTAAAAATAAACACAATTTACATTGGTGGTGGCACTCCTTCAATTTTATCAGCCGATGAAATAAAAAAATTGCTTGATACAATAAAAGAAAACTACGATCTGAGCTATTTGAAAGAATTTACTTTTGAAGCTGGAAGAATTGACACCTTGAACCAAAAAAAACTTCAAGTTATAAAACAAGGTGGTGTGAATAAAATTAGCATTAATCCACAATCGTTTAATGAAAAGACGCTAAAACTCGTAAACAGATACCATGATAGAAAACAATTTGACAAAGTCTATAAATTAGCTAAAGAAATGGGACTTTCAATTAATATGGACTTGATTTTAGGACTTCCGAAAGAAACAACTCAAGATATTTTATATACCTTGAACGAAGTCGCAAAATACGACGTGGAAAATTTGACAATTCATAATTTAGCGATAAAAAATGCGAGTAAACTTAACAAAGAAAATTATGAACACCGCAACATTCTGGATTACGAAGCTATTTTTGAAAAAATTGATAAAATTACTAAAAATAAGGAACTTACGCCTTACTATATGTATCGTCAGAAAAATAGCTTCCAGTGGGGTGAAAATTTAGGATATTCCTTAAAAAATTATGAATCCATTTACAACATTGAAATGATTGAAGAAAATAAAACGATTATTGGAATTGGAGCTGGAGCGATTACAAAATTAATTTGGACAAATACAAATACTAAAAGAGATAACATAAAAAGGCTTGTCAATCCAAAAGATCCTCTTGTATGGATGAATGAGCTAAAAACACGGCTTAAAATAAAAAAGAAAAAATAAGAGAAATTTTTTTAATTGATTATAAATAAGAGAAATAATAAATTTTTTATGTGAATCATAGAAATGGGTGTGTAAAAATTTTTGTGTAAACCTCTAAATAATATATGGTAAAATAACTGTATAATATTTGGAGGTTTTTGTTATGACTAAAAAGAAAATTGACAACGAAATTTTTAAAACACTGATTGAGGATTACAATATTAAAGATACTAATGATATTAAGGATATGCTTAAGGATTTGCTTTCGGGTACTATCCAAACCATGCTTGAAGCTGAAATTGAGCATGAACTGGGGTATGCTAAACATTCTATGAAAGATAAGACTACTTCTAATGCTAGAAATGGACATTCCAAGAAAACTGTTAGAAGTGAGTATGGCAATCTTGATTTAGATATTCCTAGAGATAGAAATGCTGAGTTTGAGCCTCAAATCATCCCTAAATATCAAAGAGAAATTACTGGCATTGAAGGACAGATTCTTTCTCTTTATGCTAAAGGAATGAGCAATAGAGATATCGAGGACCATCTCAATAATCTTTATGGAATTGATGTTTCGCCATCTATGATCAGTAAAATTACAGATAAAATTATACCTGAAATTAGGGAATGGCAGTCTAGACAGCTTGAGGATGTATACCCAATAGTTTTTATGGATGCTATCCATTACAGCGTAAGAAAAGATGGAGTTGTTGTTAAAAAGGCGGTATATTTAGCTATAGGAATAGATAAGGAAGGGCGAAAGGAGGTCTTAGGATTTTGGATAGGAGAAAATGAATCAAGCAAGTACTGGCTAAATGTTTTAAATGAATTAAAAAACAGAGGAGTTCAGGATATACTAATTATGTCTGTTGATAATTTAAAAGGGTTCAGCGAAGCAATATCTTCGGTGTTCCCTAAGACAGAAATTCAAAAATGTGTGGTTCATCAAATTAGAAACAGCATAAGATACATATCTTACAAAGATGTAAGGGAATTTACATCAGACTTAAAAGAAATGTACAATGCACCAACACTGGAACAGGCAGAGTTTAAACTGGATGAACTAGAAGAAAAATGGGGTAAAAAGTATATGGCAGTAATTAATTCCTGGAGAAGTAACTGGAATGAGTTGACAACATACTTTAAATATGATACAAAGATAAGAAAGCTGATATATACGACAAACCCGATAGAAAGCTTAAACAGACAATTAAGAAAGTATACGAAGACAAAATCACTTTATCCGACAGATGAAGCATTGATGAAGTCAGTATATTTAAGTTTAAAGGAAGCAACAAGGAAATGGACTGGAAGAATACCGGGCTGGGGAGAAATATATTCTCAGTTAAGTATTTATTTTGAAGGAAGGATTTAAAAACAGGATGATAAAAATACCATCCTGTACCATATATTATATTTTGAGTTTACACAAAATTCTGGACACTCTCTTTTTGGAAAGATAAATAAAAAAAGGGAGTGTCCATTTATAATTTTAGGAATTTATATAAAAAATTTGTGCTCCCGAAGAATTTAAAAACAGGATGATAAAAATACCATCCTGTACCATAATTATATTTTGAGTTTACATAAAATTTTGGACTATCCCTTTTTTTATACTAAACCCCATTTGAATAACGAATATATTATAAATCTTTTTAGCAGATTAAACCTAATATTTATTTTCAAATAATTAAAACAAATATTCACTTTTTAAATGGGAAATAGTATTACTTATATTTTTTCAAACTTATTTTCATCTTCATAATATCTGCTTGCACTTTTTCTTTTATCATTTTCAACATCAAGAAGATAATAAATTCTTTTATCTTTATCATGCCAATAAATTTTTCTAACAGTTGCTTTTTTATCAGGATATTTAATTAATTTAACTTTATCACCTATATCAAATTTTGGTTTACTTGTCAGTTCATATCCTTCTCTTTTTATTCTCATTTTTTCATTGGTTGTTAATAATTCTACTAGTATGTATTCTTCATTCTCATCATCTCTTACACACTTTAATATTGTAGAAGTTGGATCTCCGTATGCTTTTTTTGTACTCTCAAAATCATAATATTTTAATCTTGATTCCATATAAGAACCCTTTAAAACACCATAAGTTCCTAAATAATTTTGTTTCATTTATTTCACTCCTTTTCATAGGGAACAAATCCCTCAAATTTTCTATCATAATATTTATCTGGGACTTTATTTAAAAATAATTTTTCAACTTTACCTAATGAACTTGAATCAGGTCTAAAATGTCCACTGGCATTATCCACTTTGATTATTTTCTCACCTTGAATAGTTACAATTCCAGCACCTTGTACTTTAGGTTCAAAACCTCCT
Proteins encoded in this window:
- the recJ gene encoding single-stranded-DNA-specific exonuclease RecJ → MRNTRWRSKIIPSPRQEKEYIKKSGNDERKNSKKIKIKRANQNEAKKFSIDQDILQILYSRGIDSEEKIKKFLNPNLKDIEDPLGLCDMEKAVIEIEKAILKQKNIWIYGDYDVDGITSTSVLYLALKELGAENVNYYIPIRDEGYGLNNEALKKIKDSGADLIITVDCGITAFSEVEFANSIDLPIIITDHHNLNGGRIPEALAVINPKRKENSFSFEFLAGVGTIFMVMISLFERAGKKEDTNKYLDLVAIGTVADIVPLTDENRIFTKFGLEQLFHTRHKGLKFLLYKLFFSNQQNTEKIEYTTYDVGFIIAPVFNAAGRLTDAKMVVKLLISDNDREIEVIVKELINRNFERKELQNKIVEKIENKIEKTDISNDFVIVDYSPEYHHGVIGIAASKIVDKYYKPVIIMEVKEDEGVAVGSCRSIANFNILEALQSMPELFLKFGGHSGAAGFTLPIKNIPLFQKKVNKFAKTKLTKNDFVKIIEIDKQIPIQKISYEFFQLTEKLKPFGFGNPTPTFRTNNVLFENIKFIGENRNHIMLDLKQKGFSNKNAVWFNSGEYFKDLNKNLIYDIVFKLKTEMYQNRFYTKVYIEDVKPSKMKDETLLYYHSLFNTSFPLKSIFYTNVDWEEDKKIKMKANFDQIELFCGRKIIGRLDYNISNMLLLLNKYYNWKFSVEIENIRKTENNKIVEILIKRNYKFKCYEYEDAGIFKKIKDFLIGKMEYNTQTKTLLAQIFKHDKNLIIKNFFNKKEEFKYEMSDFKIFLLTIGIYYKKMTSKKSQIVVKSRDDFDYNEPFINEYFEINEKYENDHPFTVFYDFVPKNISFSDKKKNNLETVSAEDEIKDLKNENNKNFEINEELKKIKYNEIKQIEYKIEKDEDDKIKEKFCIILNDGEFLKRLNFSEKEMERKNIAEISTDIKIKKNIIFLENLSKKDRKKLNPKNIYIKYLPFQEKIKLKKLLNEGKIIYSDYSINDIL
- a CDS encoding type B 50S ribosomal protein L31; amino-acid sequence: MAKKDLHPAYNFVVFEDTSNGEKFLTKSTKTSKETTTFEGKEYPVIKVATSSTSHPFFTGKSKFVDETGRVDKFKKKYNL
- a CDS encoding undecaprenyl-diphosphate phosphatase, whose translation is MIFSIIKVFILSLVEGLTEFVPVSSTGHMIIVDQFLKLSNNKVFVDAFEIIIQLGAILSVVVYYWKKIFPFAKGHAKQESMDIITMWIKIVIAVIPATILGLKFNKVIKEKFFNPVTVSIMLVFYGILLIWIETRKKKEEKIKSIKEMTIPVALGVGLFQCLAMIPGTSRSAATIIGGVLLGLNRVLATEFSFFLAIPTMFGATLLEIVKIGHVLTMEEWFLIGLGFVLSFIFAYAVIKVFMDYIKKHDFKVFGYYRIILGIIILVLFFTGVIK
- the tgt gene encoding tRNA guanosine(34) transglycosylase Tgt, which encodes MEKPIKYELEKKDKNARAGVISTPHGKIKTPVFMPVGTQATVKAMTNEELKEINSQIILGNTYHLYLRPGDKLVNDFGGLHGFMNWDRPILTDSGGFQVFSLGDLRDIKEEGVNFRSHIDGSKHFLSPEKSIEIQNNLGSDIMMVLDECPPGLSSREYLIPSIERTTRWAKRCIKANRNKDTQGLFAIVQGGIYEDLRNKSFDELFEMDDDFSGYAIGGLAVGEPREDMYRILEYITPKLPQDKPRYLMGVGEPVDMLEAVESGIDMMDCVQPTRLGRHGTVFTKYGRLVIKNSAYSRDDRPLDEGCDCYVCKNYTRAYIRHLFKVGEILGQRLATYHNLHFLLKLMDDARNAILNERFQEYKEEFLKNYSMGKESEWIKPRIFGNPTIVKKGKNGVMV
- a CDS encoding Dps family protein → MSKTVEKLNLYLANLNVLYRKVQNYHWNIVGSGFFSVHAKLEEYYDGLNTQIDDVAERILAIGGRPLGTLKDYLAVSTIKEAENKEISISDAIADVIKEFEAMLKLVKEVKVVADEENDYGTSALVDEYISTYEKDLWMLNAYLK
- a CDS encoding phosphoglycerate kinase, with translation MAKKTLKDLDVKGKKVLVRVDFNVPIKDGVVGNDNRITAALPTLNYILDNGGAVIAFSHLGKVKTEEDKVSKTLAPVAKVLAEKLGKPVKFVPVTRGPELEKAVAELKPGEILMFENTRFEDLDGKKESKNDPELGKYWASLGDVFVNDAFGTAHRAHASNVGIASNIKESAVGFLIEKEIKFIGGAVDNPERPLVAILGGAKVSDKIGVIDNLLEKADKVIIGGGMMFTFLKALGKNTGSSLLEADKVDLAKSLIEKAKAKGVELLLPVDAVVAQKFSNDVPFKTVSVDEIEDGWMGLDIGEKSVELFKKALEGAKTVVWNGPMGVFEMSNFAKGTIGVCKAIAELKGAKTIIGGGDSAAAAIQLGFADKFSHISTGGGASLEYLEGKVLPGVAAISEK
- the tnpA gene encoding IS200/IS605 family transposase; amino-acid sequence: MANKTNSLSHTKWMCKYHIVFTPKYRRKIVYSQYRKSVGEILRRLCEYKGVEIIEGHLMKDHVHMLVSIPPKISVSSFMGYLKGKSALMMFDKHANLKYKFGNRHFWSEGYYVSTVGLNEATIKKYIAEQEKHDIAMDKLSVKEYEDPFKGSK